From a region of the Nothobranchius furzeri strain GRZ-AD chromosome 12, NfurGRZ-RIMD1, whole genome shotgun sequence genome:
- the synpo2la gene encoding synaptopodin 2-like protein, with protein MVAEEVIITLSGGAPWGFRLQGGVEHQKPLQVAKVRKRSKACRAGLREGDELVSINEQPCGSLSHAQAVDLIDSCSGILNIRVKRAPAAFQSVVLVTRAPSPRIDKEYRAALKAMSPTQAHHAPVREVHRSRSSLTSGLTSPPGSEAYYGETDSDADVAGYERQRRQKRRSPSNSNSGKPAGRTSPEGGETSEMSGYDSAPDAQIFSRPLNRRGGDGNEGNLPGVARKEVIYQPPGPGLWSSQASTETSSIISSADDQGPRDGGQEEDSGFLEPANVPLVSPERAKEALMLGSRSQLVPMVGPLNKPIDEELTTTYMEKAKQAKLNRGDTQQDKQVKEAKSKCRTIASLLTDAPNPHSKGVLMFKKRRQRSKKYTLTSFGSVDEDMCPDSQEEDGMIPGSESEFDEEGFSAVPDPTWDSDYLEKLEKRATAGVEGRGDGAEDPSSPGLSDTAGKGAQLFEQQRKRVDDHAKKVALPTESQEQVHSQMYPMHNEVHTQMQPNQRPQQPSLGLTTSQPTQPHAPAADAHHTMLYGDLSHSTVSTASIVMSPPHVAPKPTTAPATILTSPDPSGETPLPELPASNVLNRTARPFTPGFISIRAATAPVTFHPAVKKKAQRPASTAAVPTPFSSASELAVNATSGTSHVSPGSPQVLSPQFFMHQGSVALTPEIPVTIHPSAMSSSFETMQTTPAIHGAHQAPFTAFTPMSVASAQRPPQAQMAPAPLPPLSQISGSADPAASVALQVPAAQPPSTQFSVPHVAQVSAVSQPEAIAAAPVSGPNSRTGILLEARRRGGRPKPMFHVPEVKKNSPNPELLSMVQNIDERSTRHKFGQPPANVIYDDAEENRGGEGTGRVPPPVAPKPRVIHETPQILQAGGKGAELFAKRQSRMGKYVVDTAPETPYQQNLAQSHDFSESHSHPSQWKYSSNVRAPPPIGYNPLLTPCIPVGPQRETKPDRKGVGGAHKEGIRAVDFMKRQPYQLNSAMFQYGGSVANLSAMPSYQAQQGNYATTMVGSSLTTPRQIPLKTARVYEIKRFSTPTPMSAPTLTPKVIAPRSATTLGERLSHSGMTSPPPALFNPTPVTPVPVSAPKPAGLPSLPKFSANPIPNPVPPSVPIPYTPVSYSPGLQTAKQFQSAPELSVLSSLPPLKPSPVQAPKPRFVATKGGAQPHIWRPGAF; from the exons GTGCGTAAACGTAGCAAAGCATGCAGAGCTGGGCTGCGAGAGGGTGATGAGTTGGTGTCTATCAACGAACAGCCATGTGGGTCTCTTTCCCACGCCCAGGCTGTCGACCTCATCGACAGTTGCTCTGGAATATTAAACATTCGTGTGAAAAG GGCACCTGCTGCTTTTCAGTCTGTAGTACTTGTCACTCGCGCTCCATCTCCTCGAATAGACAAAGAGTATCGAGCTGCACTAAAAGCCATGTCACCAACCCAAGCCCATCATGCACCTGTGCGTGAAGTCCACCGTAGCCGCTCCTCCCTGACCAGTGGTTTGACATCCCCACCTGGTAGCGAGGCTTATTACGGGGAGACTGACAGTGATGCAGATGTAGCTGGTTATGAGAGGCAGCGACGCCAGAAacgcagaagccccagcaacTCCAACTCTGGAAAACCAGCGGGACGAACATCTCCAGAAGGTGGGGAGACATCAGAGATGAGTGGCTACGACAGCGCTCCAGATGCACAGATTTTTTCACGGCCCTTAAATAGGCGTGGGGGAGATGGAAATGAAGGCAACTTACCTGGGGTGGCGAGAAAGGAGGTGATTTATCAACCTCCTGGTCCAGGACTGTGGTCCTCTCAGGCATCCACTGAAACTTCCTCCATCATCTCCTCAGCAGATGACCAGGGCCCACGAGATGGAGGACAAGAGGAAGATAGTGGTTTTCTAGAGCCAGCCAATGTCCCATTGGTGTCTCCAGAGAGGGCTAAAGAAGCGCTAATGCTGGGCTCCCGCAGCCAGCTTGTACCTATGGTGGGTCCACTAAACAAACCTATAGATGAAGAACTTACAACAACTTACATGGAAAAAGCCAAGCAAGCCA AACTAAACAGAGGAGACACACAGCAAGACAAGCAAGTAAAGGAAGCCAAAAGCAAGTGTCGGACAATTGCATCTCTACTGACAGATGCTCCCAATCCTCACTCTAAAGGGGTGCTGATGTTCAAGAAGAGAAGGCAGCGTTCCAAGAAGTACACCCTCACCAGCTTTGGCAGTGTTGATGAGGACATGTGTCCGGATTCTcaggaggaggatgggatgattcCGGGCAGTGAGTCAGAGTTTGATGAGGAGGGGTTCTCTGCAGTTCCAGACCCAACTTGGGACAGTGACTACCTGGAAAAGCTGGAGAAGAGGGCAACAGCAGGTGTGGAAGGTCGTGGGGATGGAGCAGAGGATCCTTCAAGTCCAGGTTTGAGTGACACTGCTGGAAAGGGTGCCCAGTTGTTTGAGCAGCAGAGAAAACGAGTAGATGACCATGCCAAGAAGGTGGCACTACCTACAGAATCTCAAGAGCAGGTGCATTCTCAAATGTATCCAATGCATAACGAGGTACACACACAAATGCAACCGAATCAAAGACCTCAGCAGCCATCACTCGGCCTGACAACATCACAGCCAACTCAGCCTCatgctccagcagctgatgcacACCACACAATGCTTTATGGGGACCTATCCCACTCTACAGTTAGCACAGCTAGCATAGTGATGTCTCCTCCACATGTGGCTCCTAAACCAACTACAGCTCCAGCCACTATTCTGACCAGTCCTGATCCATCGGGTGAAACACCTTTGCCTGAACTGCCCGCAAGTAATGTTCTAAACAGAACAGCACGCCCTTTCACTCCTGGCTTCATCAGCATTCGAGCTGCGACTGCTCCAGTAACTTTCCATCCTGCTGTCAAAAAGAAGGCCCAGCGTCCCGCCTCAACAGCTGCTGTACCCACACCTTTCTCCTCTGCCTCAGAATTAGCTGTTAATGCAACATCTGGAACTTCACATGTATCACCTGGCTCTCCCCAAGTGCTTTCTCCACAATTCTTTATGCATCAAGGTTCAGTGGCCCTGACACCAGAAATTCCTGTTACTATTCATCCTTCAGCCATGTCTTCCTCTTTTGAGACAATGCAAACAACACCAGCAATACATGGTGCTCATCAGGCCCCATTTACAGCTTTCACTCCAATGTCTGTAGCTTCAGCGCAAAGACCTCCACAAGCACAGATGGCACCAGCCCCTCTTCCTCCTTTATCCCAGATTAGTGGctcagctgatccagctgcttcaGTGGCTTTGCAAGTTCCAGCTGCTCAGCCACCATCAACCCAGTTTTCCGTTCCACATGTAGCCCAAGTGTCTGCAGTCTCTCAGCCAGAAGCTATAGCTGCAGCCCCTGTTTCAGGCCCAAACAGCCGAACAGGAATTTTACTTGAGGCTCGACGACGCGGTGGCAGACCCAAACCTATGTTCCATGTACCAGAGGTCAAAAAGAACTCCCCAAATCCCGAGCTTCTGTCAATGGTACAGAACATAGACGAAAGGTCCACCAGACACAAATTTGGCCAGCCACCtgccaacgttatttatgatgatGCAGAGGAGAACAGGGGTGGTGAAGGCACAGGAAGGGTTCCTCCTCCGGTTGCACCTAAACCTCGGGTCATCCACGAAACCCCACAGATTCTGCAAGCAGGGGGTAAGGGTGCTGAGTTGTTTGCTAAAAGGCAGAGCCGCATGGGGAAGTACGTAGTGGACACTGCACCAGAGACCCCTTACCAACAGAATTTGGCCCAGTCACATGACTTTTCTGAAAGTCATTCCCACCCCTCTCAATGGAAATACTCCTCAAATGTCCGTGCGCCTCCACCTATCGGGTACAACCCACTCTTAACCCCCTGTATTCCTGTAGGACCTCAGAGGGAAACAAAACCTGACAGAAAGGGTGTAGGAGGTGCCCATAAAGAAGGTATCAGAGCAGTGGATTTTATGAAAAGGCAGCCATACCAGCTCAACTCTGCAATGTTTCAATATGGAGGCAGCGTTGCAAATCTATCAGCCATGCCCTCTTATCAGGCCCAGCAGGGTAACTACGCAACAACAATGGTGGGCAGCTCATTAACCACACCTCGACAGATCCCTCTCAAAACAGCAAGAGTCTATGAAATTAAGCGATTCTCCACACCCACACCTATGTCAGCTCCAACTCTGACACCAAAGGTCATTGCACCTCGCTCAGCAACAACCCTCGGAGAACGCTTGTCTCATTCCGGCATGacctccccacctcctgctctttTTAATCCGACTCCTGTCACTCCAGTACCAGTCAGTGCTCCAAAACCAGCAGGGCTACCTAGCCTCCCAAAATTCTCTGCCAACCCTATTCCAAACCCTGTACCCCCTTCAGTCCCCATACCTTACACCCCAGTGTCATACAGCCCTGGGCTCCAGACAGCCAAGCAATTTCAGagcgctcctgagctcagcgtccTCTCATCTTTGCCGCCACTCAAGCCCAGCCCAGTTCAGGCACCAAAACCACGGTTCGTTGCCACCAAGGGAGGCGCACAGCCCCACATATGGAGGCCCGGGGCGTTCTGA